The segment ATATTTTTCTCATTTTTATTTTTTAATGAAAGAATATCTTTTATTGTTTTTATTGGAGCTTTAATAATTATTTTAGGAATATGGATATTATATAAAGAAGAAAAATCAAATTATTCAAATGATAATGATAAGAAAGGATATTTAGCAGCAATTCTATGTGCTATTTTATGGGGATTAAGTATAAGCTTAATGGGAGAAGCTTTAAAATTCTTAGATTCTTTAATTGCTAATACTTTAAGAACAATAGTTCTTTCAATATTTTTTATTTTCTTAATGTTTTTTAATAATATTAGAAAGAAAATATTTAATATTAAAATTAGAACATGTTTTATATTAGGTTTAGCTGGATCCGCTTTTGGATTTGGATGGATTAGTTTATCTATAGGGTTAATACTTATAGGTACAGCTAAAGCTATTCTAATTTCTAATACCACTCCTTTATTTTCTTTAATTATTGGAAAAATATTTTTAAAAGAAAAAATTGGAATAAATATAGTAATAGGTGCGATAATAATTTTTATTGGAGTTATATTTATTAATTTAGGATAAATAAATGTTAACTTAATATTATGTAAGAAAGATAGTTTTAGCAAAATTTTCATCGCAGAAAAAGT is part of the Nitrososphaerota archaeon genome and harbors:
- a CDS encoding DMT family transporter translates to IFFSFLFFNERISFIVFIGALIIILGIWILYKEEKSNYSNDNDKKGYLAAILCAILWGLSISLMGEALKFLDSLIANTLRTIVLSIFFIFLMFFNNIRKKIFNIKIRTCFILGLAGSAFGFGWISLSIGLILIGTAKAILISNTTPLFSLIIGKIFLKEKIGINIVIGAIIIFIGVIFINLG